One window of Silene latifolia isolate original U9 population unplaced genomic scaffold, ASM4854445v1 scaffold_106, whole genome shotgun sequence genomic DNA carries:
- the LOC141637418 gene encoding uncharacterized protein LOC141637418 — MVKDGEEGPKTWEDGHNELKLEMAQMAYVLKNIASMLKAKEKKKESDTPSESEEEDEQPKRKSKNKNDDDRGLKLDIPDFDGEMDPEKFLDWIRQAERVFEYKEYDDKKQFKVAILKLTKYASLWYENLKKQRRKEGKDKIESWIKLKKHLMRRFLPRDYEQDNYLKLQSLEQGSMTVTEYIKEFEKMSIVCDLEEKEELRVARFIKGLTPAIAKRVEIQNYEGFNDVCRLAWKFEKHDKAQKPHAYSKGQSSGTNSYSRPAPSKAKEIPKEEPKDKGKGVAEPKGSSLRRCFKCQGYGHIANECPQKRALTAQELCDLIPVFVTPEEETVQGNVETDGEGLVYDLDPLSDEECLVLRNLHMETVARDLVDELKLQTKDRVKPYKLHWLNGENGIQVKKQALVSLSLGPYTDEVWCDIIPMNACHILLGRPWQFDRKVEHDGRANVYSVMKGNVRYNLKPMSPNKIKESKTKKGSMFMEAREVEEALARGERTYVLMVRELGSVGVCNDRGVQELLEEFRDVFPDELPDGLPPLRGIEHQIDLIPGAALPNKPAYRCNPEEAKELQRQVQELINRGYVQESLSPCAVPALLVPKKEGTWRMCIDSRAVNNITIKYRFPMPRLDDMLDELSGSCVFSKLDLRSGYHQMRIREGDEWKTAFKTKQGLYEWLVMPKDEESHKRHLRAVFEVLRDQKLYGKLEKCTFMVSSVVFLGYIVGKDGVSMDPSKVDAIQAWPVPKSTTEVRSFHGLASFYRRCIQGFSSIVAPITELTKKGEFVWTNSAQKAFEEVKRKLCSGPVLALPDFNKLFEVECDASGVGIGAVLLQEKRPIAYFSEKLNGARLNYSTYDKEFYAIVRALDHWSHYLRPKPFILHSDHEALKHIHGQQKLNQRHAKWVEFLQSFTFSSKYKTGSSNVVADALSRRHSLLIELDARILGFEHIKELYKSDPEFSKEIIDPTGLYTVQDGYLFKGNRLCIPNGSIRELLVREAHGGAIAGHFGVNKTSDILSEHFYWPRMNKDVQEIVAKSWWYAKRLRVRSPKVCIHLAVHCTAME; from the exons ATGGTTAAAGACGGTGAAGAAGGTCCGAAAACATGGGAAGATGGTCATAACGAGCTGAAGTTGGAGATGGCTCAGATGGCTTATGTGTTAAAAAATATAGCAAGCATGTTGAAggctaaagagaagaaaaaagaatCGGACACTCCATCCGAATCTGAAGAAGAGGACGAGCAGccaaagaggaagtcaaaaaataagaacgatgatgatcgagGTTTAAAACTCGATATTCCTGACTTTGATGGCGAGATGGATCCGGAAAAATTTCTGGATTGGATAAGACAAGCTGAAAGGGTTTTCGAGTATAAAGAATACGATGACaagaagcaatttaaagttgcaatcttgaagctTACAAAGTATGCATCTTTATGGTACGAAAATCTGAAAAAACAAAGGAGAAAGGAAGGCAAGGACAAGATCGAATCTTGGATCAAATTAAAGAAGCACTTGATGAGACGATTCCTGCCAAGGGATTATGAACAAGATAACTACTTAAAGCTCCAATCTTTAGAGCAAGGAAGCATGACGGTGACTGAATACATCAAAGAATTCGAGAAGATGTCGATTGTATGCGATCTTGAGGAGAAAGAAGAGCTAAGGGTGGCGAGATTCATCAAGGGCCTAACACCCGCAATTGCTAAAAGAGTCGAGATCCAGAATTATGAAGGTTTTAATGATGTGTGTCGATTAGCATGGAAGTTCGAGAAACATGATAAGGCACAAAAACCTCATGCTTACTCCAAGGGACAAAGTTCGGGAACGAATTCATATTCCAGGCCAGCTCCTAGCAAGGCTAAAGAAATCCCGAAAGAAGAACCCAAGGACAAAGGAAAGGGTGTTGCCGAGCCAAAGGGGAGTTCTTTGAGACGTTGCTTCAAGTGTCAAGGCTATGGACATATAGCAAACGAATGTCCTCAGAAACGAGCCCTAACAGCTCAAGAATTATGTGATTTGATCCCCGTATTTGTCACGCCAGAGGAAGAAACAGTCCAAGGGAATGTTGAAACGGATGGTGAAGGATTAGTCTatgatttggatccgttgagtgaCGAGGAGTGTTTAGTGCTGCGTAATTTGCATATGGAAACGG TAGCAAGGGACCTTGTTGATGAACTAAAATTGCAAACTAAAGACCGAGTTAAACCATATAAATTGCATTGGCTGAATGGGGAGAATGGGATTCAAGTTAAGAAACAAGCCTTAGTTTCGTTGAGTTTAGGACCCTatactgatgaggtgtggtgcgatATAATTCCTATGAATGCATGCCACATTCTGTTGGGTAGGCCTTGGCAATTCGATAGAAAGGTTGAACATGACGGGAGAGCCAATGTGTATAGCGTGATGAAGGGTAATGTGAGATATAATCTGAAACCTATGTCACCTAACAAGATTAAAGAGTCTAAAACAAAGAAGGGGAGTATGTTTATGGAGGCTCGGGAGGTTGAGGAAGCTTTAGCTCGTGGAGAACGAACTTATGTGCTGATGGTTCGTGAATTAGGGTCCGTTGGTGTGTGTAATGACCGTGGGGTACAGGAGCTATTAGAAGAGTTCCGGGATGTGTTTCCGGATGAGTTACCGGATGGGTTACCTCCTTTACGTGGTATTGAACACCAAATAGATCTGATTCCAGGGGCGGCATTGCCTAATAAGCCGGCCTATCGTTGTAATCCGGAGGAAGCAAAGGAGTTACAGAGACAAGTCCAAGAATTGATAAATAGAGGATATGTTCAAGAGAGTTTAAGTCCTTGTGCGGTGCCTGCGTTATTAGTGCCAAAGAAGGAAGGGacttggagaatgtgcattgatagTAGAGCGGTGAATAACATTACCATCAAATATCGCTTTCCtatgccaagacttgatgatatgcttgacgaACTTTCTGGTTCGTGTGTCTTTTCTAAACTGGATTTGAGGAGTGGCTACCATCAAATGAGGATTCGAGAAGGGGATGAGTGGAAGACCGCGTTTAAAACGAAGCAAGGAttatatgaatggcttgtgatgcc CAAAGATGAAGAGTCGCACAAACGACATTTGCGAGCTGTGTTTGAAGTGTTGCGAGATCAGAAGCTTTATGGTAAGTTGGAAAAATGTACTTTTATGGTCTCAAGTGTTGTCTTTCTTGGTTATATTGTGGGAAAAGACGGAGTAAGTATGGACCCATCCAAGGTCGATGCTATTCAAGCCTGGCCAGTTCCGAAATCAACTACAGAGGTGCGAAGCTTTCATGGTTTAGCATCATTTTATAGGCGATGCATCCAGGGTTTTAGCTCGATTGTGGCTCCAATTACAGAGTTAACCAAGAAAGGAGAGTTCGTATGGACGAACAGCGCCCAAAAGGCGTTTGAAGAGGTAAAACGCAAGCTGTGCTCCGGACCTGTTTTAGCACTACCtgattttaataaattatttgaagtcgagtgtgatgcaAGTGGTGTTGGGATTGGTGCCGTGTTATTACAAGAAAAGAGGCCTATTGCATATTTCAGCGAGAAATTAAACGGTGCAAGGTTGAACTATTCAACCTACGACAAAGAGTTTTATGCAATCGTGAGAGCATTGGAccattggagtcattatctgcGTCCGAAGCCGTTTATTTTACATTCTGATCACGAGGCTCTTAAACACATCCATGGACAGCAAAAGTTAAATcaaagacatgccaaatgggtggaATTCTTGCAATCATTCACGTTTTCTTCAAAGTACAAGACGGGAAGTTCTAATGTCGTGGCTGATGCATTATCACGAAGGCATTCATTGTTGATTGAGTTGGATGCAAGGATTCTTGGTTTCGAACATATCAAGGAACTGTACAAGTCTGATCCAGAATTTTCAAAGGAAATCATTGATCCAACAGGTTTGTATACTGTTCAGGATGGCTATCTCTTCAAGGGTAATCGGCTATGCATTCCGAATGGGTCGATTAGGGAGTTGTTGGTACGAGAAGCTCATGGCGGAGCTATTGCTGGACACTTTGGAGTTAATAAGACAAGTGACATCCTAAGTGAACACTTCTACTGGCCAAGAATGAATAAGGACGTGCAAGAAATCGTGGCGAAATCGTGGTGGTATGCCAAAAGGCTAAGAGTACGTTCACCAAAGGTTTGTATACACCTCGCCGTGCACTGTACAGCCATGGAATGA